One genomic window of Candidatus Trichorickettsia mobilis includes the following:
- a CDS encoding ATP-binding cassette domain-containing protein, protein MNKEVFFNIITQLKQQYDLDNHGVEYIKKKLSAEDISLEELKLRLASLHFNITEITNIKDIVAQENESYLLYNTVDNAESRICNYNDILTINNKNILLFTLTFCPQKQAHAHITTLPEQITFNWFIRQLFSKNGVYIFIGGLITNLLAFIVPLFDMNVFDKVLPNGFISNLVWLLFVAIVFLLIWFINRAALTFLIGENIEELEEQVDEFFTNRLIHVKASSTPEVNSFLSQVISDGQSLTRFMGLLHIIAVIDVPFMLLFIFMIYFIGGNLVYVTIIAISIVVIINLFYQSTIKNFVHLSTEKTFEKKHIQTEIMQSINFIKLANMENYFCNKEIKAEVKGTNRLHYNTIFACINHVSTLIMFGSLIAVVSIGAVQILEGTLTIGQLAACSMFTSRAVSTSKITGLLFNFYRLKMLFSNLENFSKLPLEHTTSLPLERVDNITVKSVSISFNSREMVLDNLNVTLDRQNNSFIYGKPGSGKSTLFNALAGLQTIHQGSIEINNLELANFGQSDIRSKIHFSPATARFFTGTILDNLKLDNQSVTHLDITDALNKVGLLEKVNKIEHGLAQEIINFEKVPFSSGESKKFMLSRIF, encoded by the coding sequence GTGAACAAGGAAGTATTTTTTAATATTATAACACAATTAAAACAACAATATGATTTAGATAATCATGGTGTTGAGTATATCAAAAAAAAATTATCAGCTGAAGATATTAGCCTGGAAGAATTAAAATTAAGATTAGCAAGTTTACATTTTAATATTACAGAAATTACTAATATCAAAGATATCGTAGCTCAGGAAAACGAAAGTTATTTACTTTATAATACAGTAGATAATGCTGAATCAAGGATCTGTAACTATAACGACATACTAACTATTAATAATAAAAATATACTACTATTCACACTGACCTTCTGCCCTCAAAAACAAGCACACGCACACATAACAACATTACCAGAGCAAATTACTTTTAATTGGTTTATACGCCAATTATTTAGCAAAAATGGGGTATATATTTTCATTGGTGGTCTGATCACCAACCTCCTTGCCTTTATCGTACCTCTTTTTGACATGAATGTATTTGATAAAGTACTACCTAATGGCTTTATCAGCAATTTAGTATGGTTACTTTTCGTTGCAATCGTATTTTTATTAATTTGGTTTATTAATCGAGCAGCTCTAACTTTTCTTATAGGTGAAAATATTGAAGAGTTGGAGGAACAAGTAGATGAATTTTTTACCAATAGACTAATACATGTCAAGGCAAGTAGTACGCCAGAAGTTAATTCATTTTTGTCGCAAGTTATTAGCGATGGCCAATCCTTGACTAGGTTTATGGGATTATTACATATAATAGCCGTAATTGACGTACCCTTTATGTTGCTGTTTATCTTCATGATCTATTTTATCGGTGGTAATCTGGTGTATGTAACGATTATAGCTATATCAATTGTAGTGATAATTAATTTATTTTATCAATCAACAATAAAAAACTTTGTCCACCTTTCTACCGAAAAAACCTTTGAAAAAAAACACATCCAAACAGAAATAATGCAATCTATCAACTTTATTAAGTTAGCAAATATGGAGAATTATTTTTGTAATAAAGAAATAAAAGCAGAGGTTAAAGGTACTAACCGGCTACATTATAACACAATTTTTGCTTGTATTAATCATGTTTCAACCTTAATAATGTTTGGATCTTTAATCGCTGTGGTATCAATCGGAGCTGTACAAATTCTTGAAGGTACTCTGACTATTGGACAATTAGCCGCCTGCTCCATGTTTACTTCAAGAGCTGTTTCAACATCAAAAATTACCGGCCTATTATTTAATTTTTATCGATTAAAAATGCTATTTTCTAATTTAGAAAATTTTTCTAAATTACCATTAGAACATACCACCAGCTTACCACTTGAAAGAGTAGATAATATTACCGTAAAATCGGTATCGATAAGTTTCAATTCAAGAGAAATGGTATTGGATAACTTAAATGTTACCTTAGATCGCCAAAACAATAGTTTTATCTATGGTAAACCGGGATCAGGAAAATCTACATTGTTTAATGCCCTTGCTGGACTACAGACAATACATCAAGGTTCAATAGAAATTAACAATCTAGAATTAGCTAATTTTGGTCAAAGTGATATTAGATCAAAAATACATTTTTCTCCAGCAACAGCACGATTTTTTACTGGAACAATTCTGGATAATTTAAAATTGGATAACCAATCAGTAACTCATCTTGATATTACGGATGCTTTGAATAAAGTTGGCTTATTAGAAAAAGTAAATAAAATTGAACATGGATTAGCGCAAGAAATTATAAATTTTGAAAAAGTACCTTTTTCATCCGGCGAGAGTAAAAAATTTATGCTATCGAGGATATTCTAG